A stretch of the Vigna radiata var. radiata cultivar VC1973A chromosome 7, Vradiata_ver6, whole genome shotgun sequence genome encodes the following:
- the LOC106765407 gene encoding trafficking protein particle complex subunit 13 encodes MSQGQGQGQGGGSHSLAFRVMRLCRPSFNVDPPLRLDLTDIFVGEDLFDDPSAAPAPSLYAGANDNSDPNYRDRFLLHHFSDAMGLSGLLVLPQSFGAIYLGETFCSYISINNSSNFEVREVIIKAEIQTERQRILLLDTSKSPVESIRAGGRYDFIVEHDVKELGPHTLVCTALYNDGDGERKYLPQFFKFIVANPLSVRTKVRVIKETTFLEACIENHTKSNLFMDQVDFEPAQHYSATVLKGDGHHSEKDSPTRETFKPPILIRSGGGIYNYLYQLTTPSDGLAQTKAEGSNVLGKLQITWRTNLGEPGRLQTQQILGTPATKKEIELQVVEVPSIINLQEPFRIKLNLTNQTDKELGPFEVNLSQNGSYGERVVTISGLQSMVLSQIQALGSTDFHLNLIATKPGIQRISGITVFDTREMKSYEPLPDLEIFVDTD; translated from the exons atgagTCAGGGTCAAGGTCAGGGCCAGGGAGGAGGATCACATTCCCTTGCGTTTCGTGTGATGCGTCTCTGCCGCCCTTCCTTCAACGTCGACCCTCCCCTCCGCCTCGACCTCACCGACATCTTCGTCGGCGAGGACCTTTTCGACGATCCTTCCGCCGCCCCCGCCCCCTCTCTTTACGCCGGCGCCAACGACAACTCCGATCCCAACTACCGCGACCGCTTCCTCCTCCACCACTTCTCAGACGCCATGGGCCTCTCTGGCCTCCTCGTTCTGCCTCAGTCATTCGG AGCTATTTATTTGGGAGAGACTTTCTGCAGCTATATAAGTATTAACAACAGCTCCAATTTTGAAGTCAGAGAAGTCATTATCAAG GCTGAAATTCAAACAGAAAGACAGAGAATACTTCTTTTAGACACATCAAAATCACCAGTTGAATCTATCCGTGCTGGTGGGCGTTATGATTTTATTGTAGAACATGATGTGAAAGAGCTTGGGCCTCACAC GCTTGTCTGCACTGCATTGTATAATGATGGTGATGGTGAGCGTAAATATCTTCCCCAATTTTTCAAGTTCATTGTTGCTAATCCACTTTCCGTTAGAACAAAG GTCCGTGTTATCAAG GAAACTACCTTTCTGGAAGCTTGTATTGAAAACCATACAAAATCAAACCTTTTCATGGACCAAGTTGATTTTGAACCTGCTCAGCATTATAGCGCAACAGTTCTTAAAGGTGATGGGCACCATTCTGAGAAAGATAGTCCTACAAG GGAGACATTTAAGCCACCAATACTGATTAGATCTGGTGGAGGAATTTACAACTATCTCTATCAACTGACAACACCATCAGATGGTTTGGCTCAAACAAAAGCTGAAGGAAGTAACGTTCTTGGTAAACTCCAGATAACATGGCGAACAAATTTGGGTGAACCTGGTCGCCTGCAAACCCAACAAATATTGGGGACT CCAGCAACAAAGAAGGAAATTGAGTTGCAGGTTGTAGAGGTTCCATCTATAATTAACCTTCAAGAACCGTTTAGG ATAAAGCTGAATCTTACAAATCAGACTGATAAAGAGCTGGGTCCATTTGAAGTAAACTTATCTCAAAATGGTTCGTATGGGGAGAGAGTAGTTACGATTAGTGGCCTTCAATCAATG GTTTTATCTCAGATTCAGGCTTTAGGATCAACAGATTTCCACCTG AATCTCATAGCTACTAAACCTGGAATTCAGAGAATATCGGGAATTACTGTTTTTGATACTAGGGAGATGAAATCTTATGAACCACTTCCTGATTTAGAG ATTTTTGTGGACACGGATTAA